In Candidatus Thermoplasmatota archaeon, one genomic interval encodes:
- a CDS encoding 30S ribosomal protein S5 — translation MPETLWAPKTLLGKMVAEGKITTLSQALNSGLPLKEPEIVDALITELKDEILDINMVQRMTDSGRRIKFAVTVAIGNYNGFIGLGRVKGVEVAATIKKAIDNAKLNIIEIKRGCGSWECGCMQPHSTPFKVAGKCGSAEIVLLPAPRGVGLACAKIPKKILKLAGIKDIWTFTKGETRTSVNFAKATYDALLKITNIKITKSHEEKLKIKSGYIAEVVEGGETSATEESAGSNKN, via the coding sequence ATGCCAGAAACTCTTTGGGCTCCTAAAACACTGCTTGGAAAGATGGTTGCTGAAGGCAAGATTACCACATTAAGTCAAGCTCTTAACTCAGGCTTGCCTCTTAAAGAGCCTGAAATTGTAGATGCGCTTATCACTGAGCTAAAAGATGAAATTCTAGATATAAATATGGTACAGAGAATGACGGATAGCGGCAGAAGAATAAAGTTTGCAGTTACTGTAGCTATAGGAAATTATAACGGCTTTATAGGGCTCGGTAGAGTAAAAGGTGTTGAAGTGGCAGCCACTATTAAAAAAGCAATTGACAATGCAAAACTCAATATTATTGAGATAAAGCGTGGGTGCGGCTCCTGGGAATGCGGCTGTATGCAGCCCCACTCAACACCTTTTAAGGTTGCAGGTAAGTGCGGCTCAGCTGAAATCGTGTTGCTACCTGCACCAAGAGGTGTTGGGTTAGCATGCGCAAAAATACCTAAAAAAATTTTAAAACTCGCTGGTATAAAAGACATATGGACTTTTACAAAGGGTGAAACAAGAACAAGCGTAAACTTTGCAAAAGCAACTTACGATGCATTGCTAAAAATCACAAATATTAAAATAACAAAATCTCACGAAGAGAAGTTAAAAATCAAAAGTGGCTATATAGCAGAAGTAGTGGAGGGAGGTGAAACCAGTGCAACAGAAGAAAGCGCTGGCAGTAATAAGAATTAG